One stretch of Roseibium sp. HPY-6 DNA includes these proteins:
- a CDS encoding DUF3833 family protein yields the protein MQRFRIAFIITLLVLGLSPATAAAKQLVLEEFFRGKTVGKGVFESKIAGVYRPFTVYLTGTWNARTFTLRLREDFVYEDGEKDTKTWFFQKVADGRYIGQRADVIAPTNVKTDSNGALRFSYVAELETENGPLLLKFDDTLTQVDKRTVRNTARVMKAGFTIGTVDLTFTK from the coding sequence ATGCAGCGCTTCCGAATAGCTTTCATCATAACCCTCCTCGTGCTTGGCCTGTCCCCTGCAACCGCTGCTGCCAAGCAGCTGGTGCTTGAGGAATTCTTCCGTGGCAAAACGGTTGGAAAGGGCGTTTTTGAAAGCAAGATCGCGGGTGTCTATCGCCCGTTTACAGTCTATCTGACCGGCACATGGAACGCGCGCACATTCACGTTGCGCCTGCGCGAAGACTTCGTCTATGAGGACGGCGAAAAGGACACCAAAACCTGGTTCTTCCAAAAGGTTGCTGACGGCCGCTATATCGGCCAGAGAGCCGACGTGATCGCGCCGACCAATGTGAAAACCGACAGCAACGGCGCTCTCAGATTTTCCTACGTCGCCGAGCTGGAGACGGAAAACGGTCCTTTGTTGCTCAAATTCGACGACACGTTGACCCAGGTTGACAAAAGAACGGTCCGCAACACGGCCAGGGTCATGAAAGCCGGATTCACCATCGGGACCGTGGATCTGACTTTCACGAAATAA
- a CDS encoding flavin reductase, translating to MSQPVSEQGRLPLEPQSFREAMSRIAAAVHVVTTDGKAGKLGATVSAACSVSDDPASILICLNRQTRMHDAVLQNRCFCLNTLSDDHQEISDTFAGRDKLEMAERFNKSAWTNLATGCPALDSARLSVDCEIFSVTEMGTHSIIVGTVVDLRMTDPGKSLLYVRRGYKSLDT from the coding sequence ATGTCACAACCCGTTTCTGAGCAGGGCCGGCTGCCGCTCGAACCGCAGAGTTTCCGTGAGGCGATGAGCCGCATCGCGGCGGCGGTGCATGTGGTCACGACCGACGGTAAGGCAGGCAAGCTGGGGGCAACGGTTTCCGCTGCATGTTCCGTAAGCGACGACCCCGCAAGCATCCTGATCTGTCTCAACCGGCAAACGCGCATGCATGACGCGGTTCTGCAAAACAGGTGTTTTTGTCTGAACACGTTGAGCGATGATCACCAGGAGATCTCGGACACCTTTGCCGGGCGGGACAAGCTGGAAATGGCGGAGCGCTTTAACAAAAGCGCGTGGACCAATCTCGCGACCGGCTGTCCGGCACTCGACAGTGCCCGGCTGAGTGTCGATTGTGAAATCTTCTCCGTGACGGAAATGGGCACACACTCGATCATCGTTGGAACGGTTGTCGACCTGCGCATGACGGACCCTGGCAAATCGCTTCTTTATGTCCGGCGCGGCTACAAAAGCCTCGACACCTGA
- a CDS encoding P1 family peptidase, translating into MSSARNLITDVPGLKIGNASDKDLKSGATVLLPEEPAVASVAIHGGAPGTREIALLEPEQTVEKIDAIVLAGGSAFGLDAGAGVQGRLADLGYGFAVGPVRVPIVPTAILFDLLNGGDKSWGQAAPYRDLGRSALDAVAYDFALGSVGAGTGATTANLKGGLGSASQKLDNGITVGAIVAVNALGRATIGDSAHFWAAPFEVGDEFGGRGMAVPFPQDAVDVRTKLDALKAGANTTIAAVATDAVLTKGEAKRLAVMAHDGLARALWPAHTPLDGDLVFALSTGQRNLENGLEDMVRLGAASASCLARAIARGIYNATPAEEDPVPTWQQKFGP; encoded by the coding sequence ATGTCCAGTGCCCGCAATCTCATCACGGATGTCCCAGGTCTCAAGATCGGCAATGCATCTGACAAAGACCTGAAATCGGGCGCAACCGTTCTTCTTCCGGAAGAGCCCGCGGTCGCATCGGTGGCCATACATGGCGGCGCGCCGGGAACGCGGGAAATTGCGCTTCTGGAACCCGAACAAACCGTCGAAAAGATTGACGCCATCGTGCTGGCCGGCGGTTCGGCGTTTGGCCTGGATGCAGGCGCAGGTGTTCAAGGACGCCTCGCCGATCTGGGATACGGCTTCGCAGTTGGTCCCGTGCGCGTCCCGATCGTTCCGACCGCGATCCTGTTCGATCTTCTGAATGGTGGCGACAAGAGCTGGGGCCAGGCTGCCCCTTACCGGGATCTCGGCCGTTCTGCCCTGGATGCGGTCGCGTACGATTTCGCGCTTGGGTCTGTTGGTGCCGGCACAGGCGCAACAACGGCAAATCTGAAAGGCGGCCTTGGCTCCGCCTCACAAAAACTCGACAACGGCATAACCGTCGGCGCGATTGTCGCGGTAAACGCACTCGGCCGTGCCACTATTGGGGACAGTGCCCACTTTTGGGCAGCCCCCTTTGAGGTCGGGGACGAATTCGGCGGGCGCGGAATGGCCGTCCCCTTCCCCCAGGATGCTGTTGATGTGCGCACCAAACTCGACGCGTTGAAGGCCGGGGCAAATACGACGATTGCCGCCGTAGCAACCGATGCAGTTTTGACCAAAGGCGAAGCCAAAAGGCTGGCCGTCATGGCGCATGACGGGTTGGCCCGGGCCCTGTGGCCCGCCCACACCCCGCTGGATGGCGATCTGGTTTTTGCACTCTCCACGGGACAACGCAATCTGGAAAACGGCCTGGAGGACATGGTGCGCCTGGGCGCTGCCTCTGCGTCCTGCCTGGCCCGCGCAATCGCGCGGGGAATCTACAATGCCACGCCCGCCGAGGAGGATCCCGTTCCGACCTGGCAACAGAAATTCGGGCCTTAG